The following proteins are co-located in the Triticum aestivum cultivar Chinese Spring chromosome 1A, IWGSC CS RefSeq v2.1, whole genome shotgun sequence genome:
- the LOC123180884 gene encoding uncharacterized protein, translating to MSMGMDSPQKKLGSISMDGGKTPPLLLEVAAQLAKKAIAASPFPDAHRLASAWAFVSARFFPVSIAFGSLIDLLLCSKLGWCHFLEREWDRPIDSALWIGLWCCPALQAAVAALALLLPSRHRRIRRALAYLAVSVAIVGHSLMASLVPLVVAAYPGPGLGYLLLIVLFVCAAAALAQMLPCLSLRIRRALAHLALAIVGLCILASLALAVDTAFLILLIGYSAVIFTLAVGDLLSFLALLLGGEEE from the exons ATGAGCATGGGCATGGACTCCCCGCAGAAGAAGCTTGGCTCCATATCCATGGACGGCGGCAAGACGCCTCCTCTGCTGCTTGAGGTTGCGGCCCAGCTGGCCAAGAAGGCGATAGCCGCTTCTCCGTTCCCGGATGCACACCGGCTGGCCAGCGCTTGGGCGTTCGTCAGCGCCAGGTTCTTCCCCGTCTCCATCGCCTTCGGCTCCCTCATCGACCTTCTACTCTGCAGCAAG CTGGGGTGGTGCCATTTTCTGGAGCGCGAGTGGGACCGGCCCATAGACAGCGCCCTCTGGATCGGCCTGTGGTGCTGCCCCGCACTCCAGGCGGCCGTGGCGGCGCTCGCTCTGCTGCTCCCGTCCCGCCACCGCCGGATCCGCCGTGCCCTTGCCTACCTCGCCGTCTCGGTCGCCATCGTCGGCCATTCTTTGATGGCCAGCCTCGTCCCCCTTGTTGTCGCTGCCTACCCAGGGCCAGGGCTAGGATACCTCCTGCTCATCGTCTTGTTCGTCTGCGCCGCGGCGGCGCTGGCGCAGATGCTCCCGTGCCTCTCCCTCCGGATCCGCCGTGCCCTCGCCCACCTCGCGCTCGCCATCGTCGGCCTCTGTATTTTGGCCAGCTTGGCCCTCGCCGTCGACACAGCATTCCTCATCCTCTTGATCGGCTACTCGGCGGTAATCTTCACCCTCGCGGTGGGTGACCTCCTCAGCTTCCTGGCCCTCCTCCTCGGAGGCGAGGAGGAGTAG